The following proteins come from a genomic window of Gimesia chilikensis:
- a CDS encoding GDSL-type esterase/lipase family protein encodes MLKPISTARRPFVCLTLVFSLLTLICLTSLTHAEEPASPQWQFSEELLEPVWKGDTVRGESALFIRDLRTGQTKASLLFPAQKVLKITNSAGDITYEEGRDYQWKPGSREITLPENTRIVWKFPTQMRRPANSQRHKLTHRDGHGEIFFGGQLEYHDLQTCITYTHAPVDWSKITPVFDAKVLPRTIKKLQKHDTTSIVLLGDSISTGCNASGWAGGAPFQPAFFGLLQENLQHHYQNRIALTNLSVGGKDTKWALTQVDEVVKADPDLVIIAFGMNDSAGRSAEEFKANTKALIEQIQKKQPRAEFILVAPMLGNRDWIRLKHELFPQYRDALAELTKRGVALADMTSLWTEFFKHKQDWDLTGNGVNHPNDFGHRVYAQVLSTLLIPEDETNAASETSLPPEVFSLWDGKAPIGADQFEEADVKLTLHRPVKPNGAAIVICPGGGYQRVVTGGEGHGIAAWLNRHGVTGIVLEYRMPEGRSFVPLMDAQRAIRTARAHAKDWGIDPAKVGIMGFSAGGHLASTAATHFDAGDSQAQDSINRQSSRPDFAILVYPVVTMGETTHGGSKKNLLGPDPTPEMIELFSNEKQVTDQTPPIFLAHAVDDKPVPIKNSQALYAALQEKQIPSKLLELPDGGHGLNGYKGPSWDAWQKQSLEWLAELKFIPQQ; translated from the coding sequence TCACCACAGTGGCAGTTCTCAGAGGAATTGCTCGAACCGGTCTGGAAAGGCGATACCGTACGCGGAGAATCAGCCCTGTTTATTCGTGATTTGAGAACGGGTCAAACGAAAGCTTCGCTGCTGTTCCCAGCACAGAAAGTGCTCAAGATTACGAACAGCGCGGGAGACATCACTTACGAAGAAGGTCGCGACTACCAGTGGAAACCCGGCTCGCGCGAAATCACACTCCCTGAAAACACACGCATCGTCTGGAAGTTTCCCACCCAGATGCGGCGCCCCGCGAACTCACAACGGCACAAGCTGACGCACCGCGATGGTCACGGTGAAATCTTCTTCGGCGGACAACTCGAATACCACGACCTGCAGACCTGCATCACTTATACCCACGCACCCGTCGACTGGAGTAAGATTACTCCGGTCTTTGATGCCAAAGTACTGCCCCGTACGATCAAGAAACTGCAGAAACATGACACAACCTCCATCGTCCTGCTGGGCGACAGCATTTCCACCGGCTGCAATGCCTCGGGCTGGGCCGGAGGGGCTCCCTTCCAGCCGGCATTTTTCGGACTGCTTCAGGAGAACCTGCAGCACCATTATCAGAACCGGATCGCATTGACCAATCTTTCCGTCGGCGGTAAAGACACGAAGTGGGCGCTGACACAAGTAGACGAAGTGGTCAAAGCCGACCCCGACCTGGTCATCATCGCCTTCGGTATGAATGACTCAGCCGGTCGTTCGGCGGAAGAATTTAAAGCCAACACTAAAGCGCTGATCGAACAGATTCAGAAAAAACAGCCCCGGGCAGAATTCATTCTGGTCGCCCCCATGCTGGGGAACCGGGACTGGATTCGACTCAAACATGAACTGTTCCCCCAGTATCGCGACGCACTGGCGGAGCTTACAAAAAGGGGAGTCGCTTTAGCCGACATGACCTCCCTCTGGACCGAATTCTTCAAACACAAACAGGACTGGGACCTGACCGGTAACGGCGTGAATCATCCCAACGACTTCGGGCACCGCGTCTATGCCCAGGTGCTCTCAACGCTGCTCATTCCTGAAGACGAAACCAACGCCGCCTCAGAGACCAGTCTGCCCCCCGAAGTCTTCTCCCTCTGGGACGGCAAGGCCCCGATCGGTGCTGACCAGTTCGAAGAGGCAGACGTGAAACTCACGCTGCATCGCCCCGTAAAACCGAACGGCGCTGCCATCGTCATCTGTCCCGGCGGCGGATATCAGCGCGTCGTCACCGGCGGAGAAGGGCACGGCATCGCTGCCTGGCTCAACAGGCATGGCGTGACAGGGATTGTCCTCGAGTATCGCATGCCCGAAGGTCGCTCCTTCGTGCCGCTGATGGATGCCCAGCGGGCGATCCGCACGGCCCGCGCGCATGCGAAAGACTGGGGCATCGATCCCGCGAAGGTCGGCATCATGGGCTTCTCCGCAGGCGGGCACCTGGCCTCCACCGCCGCCACACACTTTGATGCCGGCGATTCCCAGGCACAGGATTCCATCAACCGTCAAAGCTCCCGTCCCGATTTCGCGATTCTCGTCTATCCCGTCGTCACCATGGGCGAAACCACGCATGGCGGCTCGAAAAAGAATCTGCTCGGTCCCGATCCAACGCCTGAGATGATCGAACTCTTCTCGAATGAAAAACAGGTCACAGATCAGACACCGCCAATCTTTCTAGCCCACGCGGTCGACGATAAACCGGTGCCCATCAAAAACAGCCAGGCACTCTATGCAGCCCTGCAGGAAAAACAGATTCCATCCAAACTGCTCGAACTTCCCGATGGCGGACACGGCCTTAACGGCTACAAAGGTCCCTCCTGGGATGCCTGGCAGAAACAGTCCCTGGAATGGCTCGCAGAACTGAAATTCATTCCGCAACAGTAA
- a CDS encoding NAD(P)-dependent oxidoreductase encodes MTTLVVGATGATGRLLVEQLLKRNEPVKAFVRRTGTFNEFITTHPDFTEIQASVLDLSPDELARHVAGCTALASCLGHNMTFKGIFGKPRLLVTDTIRKLCAAVPGSGTAQPVRVVLMNTAGNRNRDLAEPVSFAQRCVVSLIRTLVPPHRDNEQAADYLRMQIGQNHDLIQWAAVRPDSLINLDEVTAYDVFPSPTRSAIFNPGKTSRINVAHFMAELVTHDETWQQWQGQMPVIYNR; translated from the coding sequence ATGACCACCCTCGTTGTCGGCGCTACCGGTGCCACCGGACGGCTGCTCGTGGAACAGTTACTCAAACGGAACGAACCCGTGAAAGCCTTCGTGCGACGGACCGGCACGTTCAATGAATTCATCACCACACATCCCGACTTCACCGAAATCCAGGCCAGCGTGCTTGACCTGAGTCCCGATGAACTGGCGCGTCATGTCGCAGGCTGCACCGCGCTTGCCTCCTGCCTGGGGCATAACATGACATTCAAAGGAATCTTCGGCAAACCGCGGCTGCTCGTCACCGATACGATCCGCAAACTGTGTGCAGCGGTTCCTGGCTCAGGCACAGCGCAGCCTGTGCGCGTGGTGCTCATGAATACCGCGGGCAACAGGAACCGCGATCTTGCGGAGCCGGTGTCGTTCGCCCAGCGCTGCGTGGTGAGTCTCATCCGCACCCTGGTCCCTCCGCATCGGGATAACGAACAGGCCGCCGACTACCTGCGCATGCAGATCGGTCAGAACCATGACCTAATTCAGTGGGCCGCCGTTCGCCCCGATTCCCTGATCAATCTGGATGAAGTCACTGCGTATGACGTTTTCCCTTCACCAACGCGCAGTGCAATCTTCAACCCCGGCAAGACCAGCCGCATCAACGTGGCCCACTTTATGGCGGAACTGGTGACCCACGACGAAACCTGGCAACAGTGGCAGGGGCAGATGCCCGTGATCTATAACCGGTGA
- a CDS encoding M56 family metallopeptidase: MQTILQYIPFIGQPDFLLDLIIKSTVVLLVALVATRLLPQASAAVRHTVWSGALLAVLALIFVNGSMPKLTRPALATQETASSFSAPLTSNTQQTIPGSLPEISAQPADYMKLPAAGNTQLQNAHAPAASLPRVDIHWNAIWLTGVLVMLIRLALLQFRLHAFSRQCNIIAEGPLFDLLQQCRVELNCSQPVTLLTTDQRSLPMTWGVRRPSILLPREAQNWTEREVRCALLHELAHVARRDCLWQLLVQLTHACYWFHPLVWFASRKLYLEREHACDDIVLQHGTRASDYADQLLQVVSAFRSSRSLKLTAVSLAAESGFSRRLKSILQETRDRRPVSLRTRLALTFTFIALTGLLAILPVAFAIDASADLPQIHQVARIDRPLQTEAKITAPAKSEPSGGPDVPLKAVAQSQQLPAQTSVQEPLPEPPGKVMLRNGKQQPRVFEEHRPAVRSLNIVFAHDPGIGNYDGVVGRPQDIWNMVDLGTTAVDYTRYSDATPSTVRLRITRHDGEWGIQGQSGIFQGYIYHNCRCVDLQTRVLDLPGGKYKIYVFAHGDAPNQNAKIELKVGNRVIGQKATASDGTWNYRNQPYREGVQYVSFDFDIKTGQELTLTSFRADSDYSMFNAIQIVPQTNLPPAPQDR, encoded by the coding sequence ATGCAAACGATTCTGCAATACATTCCGTTCATCGGGCAGCCTGATTTCCTGCTGGACCTGATTATCAAGTCGACCGTTGTCTTGCTCGTCGCACTGGTCGCCACGCGACTGCTCCCACAGGCCAGTGCAGCCGTTCGTCACACGGTCTGGAGCGGCGCCCTGCTGGCGGTGCTCGCCTTAATCTTCGTCAACGGAAGTATGCCCAAGCTGACGCGACCAGCGCTCGCGACTCAGGAAACAGCATCGTCCTTCTCCGCACCGTTGACCAGCAACACACAACAGACGATCCCCGGATCTTTACCTGAAATCTCAGCACAGCCTGCGGACTATATGAAGCTTCCAGCGGCGGGTAATACACAACTCCAGAATGCTCATGCCCCCGCAGCATCCCTCCCGCGTGTCGACATTCACTGGAATGCCATCTGGCTGACGGGAGTTCTGGTGATGCTGATTCGGCTGGCGTTGCTGCAGTTTCGCCTCCACGCTTTCAGCAGACAATGTAACATCATCGCAGAGGGGCCGCTCTTCGATCTGCTGCAACAATGTCGCGTTGAACTGAACTGCTCTCAGCCTGTCACTCTGTTAACGACCGATCAACGTTCGCTCCCCATGACGTGGGGGGTAAGGCGTCCATCGATTCTGTTGCCCCGCGAAGCACAGAACTGGACGGAACGGGAAGTCCGCTGTGCCCTGCTGCACGAACTGGCACACGTGGCCCGTCGCGACTGTCTCTGGCAGCTGCTCGTGCAACTAACACATGCCTGCTACTGGTTCCATCCCCTGGTCTGGTTTGCCTCGCGGAAACTCTATCTCGAACGAGAGCATGCCTGTGATGACATCGTTCTGCAGCACGGCACCCGGGCGTCTGACTATGCAGATCAACTGCTGCAGGTGGTCTCCGCGTTTCGATCCAGCCGCAGTTTGAAACTGACAGCCGTCTCGCTGGCCGCAGAGAGTGGGTTTTCCCGCCGCCTGAAGTCCATTCTGCAGGAAACCCGCGACCGACGTCCGGTCAGCCTCCGCACGCGGCTGGCACTCACCTTCACCTTTATCGCGCTGACGGGGCTACTGGCGATCCTCCCGGTCGCCTTCGCGATAGACGCATCTGCTGATCTACCGCAGATACATCAGGTAGCGAGAATCGATCGCCCGCTGCAGACAGAGGCAAAAATCACAGCCCCCGCGAAGTCCGAACCCAGCGGAGGACCGGACGTCCCGCTGAAAGCTGTGGCACAATCACAACAGCTCCCAGCACAGACCAGCGTTCAGGAGCCGCTTCCTGAGCCTCCCGGCAAGGTCATGCTCAGAAACGGAAAACAGCAACCCCGGGTGTTCGAAGAGCACCGTCCTGCGGTCCGTTCACTGAATATCGTCTTTGCCCACGATCCGGGAATCGGAAATTACGATGGCGTCGTGGGGCGTCCGCAGGATATCTGGAACATGGTTGACCTCGGCACGACCGCGGTTGACTACACGCGGTATAGCGATGCCACACCCAGCACCGTTCGCCTGCGTATTACCCGGCACGATGGTGAGTGGGGCATCCAGGGCCAGTCTGGGATCTTTCAGGGCTACATCTATCACAACTGCCGCTGTGTCGATCTGCAGACCAGGGTACTCGATCTGCCAGGCGGGAAATACAAAATCTATGTTTTCGCGCACGGCGATGCTCCGAATCAGAACGCGAAAATCGAACTCAAAGTCGGTAATCGCGTCATCGGTCAGAAAGCGACCGCCAGTGACGGCACCTGGAACTATCGCAATCAGCCTTACCGTGAAGGCGTGCAGTACGTCAGCTTTGATTTTGACATCAAGACAGGCCAGGAACTGACCCTGACCAGCTTTCGTGCGGACAGCGATTATTCCATGTTCAATGCGATTCAGATTGTACCCCAGACTAATCTACCGCCCGCTCCCCAGGACCGGTAA
- a CDS encoding BlaI/MecI/CopY family transcriptional regulator, which yields MSQQAQLSRRERQIMDSLYSRGEATVLEIQSDLPSPPTPTAIRTMLRILMDKSLIQRHKQGREFVYAPTSPRRPEGTKALKHVVQTFFDGSFKQALAAQLASDDEALTDDELREMVKLIKAAREKGN from the coding sequence ATGTCACAACAGGCCCAACTCAGTCGGCGGGAACGCCAGATCATGGATTCGCTCTATTCGCGCGGGGAAGCGACCGTGCTGGAGATCCAGAGTGATCTGCCCAGTCCGCCCACTCCCACTGCAATTCGCACCATGCTCCGCATCCTGATGGACAAGTCACTGATCCAGCGGCACAAACAGGGGCGTGAATTTGTTTACGCCCCCACGTCTCCCCGACGCCCGGAGGGCACCAAAGCCCTCAAACATGTCGTTCAGACCTTCTTTGATGGTTCCTTCAAGCAGGCCCTCGCAGCACAGCTCGCCAGTGATGACGAAGCCCTCACTGACGACGAATTACGCGAAATGGTCAAACTGATTAAAGCAGCTCGAGAAAAAGGAAACTAA